tgtatgtatttttgtttgaagaaattatttttttattgcgtGATTCCAAACAATGGTGTTAGAGTTAAGTGTTATTCTTTGTGATGACTCATACAATATAATTCATGTATTGAAAATCTTTTTTACACAGATTTTAGGTAAGCTAGTCCCGTGAAATGGATACTTGTGGTTGGAAATACTTGATGGGGAGATGATTGAGAAACCAAGTGAGTCTAAGTCTCAAGTTTAGATTGAAATGAGAGAGTGCAACAACATATAATGTAGAAGACTCATAAATTCATCGTCTTAAAGTTTTGGATTGAATGTGGTGTCAATTCTTTATGTTATTGGACTCAGGTCTTTTTAGTATTATGTTTACCCAATAAATTTTCCCCTCAAAAGACTCATTTATGGTATTAGAGTAAAGTTCTAGTCAaggaaggaagaagaacaaTTTGACGGACCAAAATCAAAACATTATGTATTGTACCTTTAGAGATATGTTAtacttgataattttttttatacaatgaCTTTGATAATGCATGTACAATTAGGTCTAACTTGATCAAGATGATGTTAGTGATTGATTCCTCTTAAGTATTAATGAGTTTGTTAGAGATAATAATGTGGAAGTTACCGAAAAAAAGATATAACAGTAAAAAGTTCTCACCGTCTATGATTTTGTAATAttacttttgttaaaaaaattgtatggaaaaatatataagttttgttaaaaaaattgcataagATAGTTGCtaacaaaaaattatgagaTGGTTTATACTTTTTGTCAAAAGCAAAATTAGATGAAAGTCggcaaatttaaaaaataaaatttctaattaCAATATTCCCTTacatttctttgttatataaaactaatatttttatttttatctcatgTGCAACTTAAACTTAAACTTTTAGAATTTTCAATAAATCATAAGCTAGTTATAGATACGTATCAATCCACTTAAACATGTCTTACATTAAATTGGACATTTTAGGagatttaattatctttttgttAGATTATACCTATACTCCTCTTTTAAGGATGCAGATGAACATTACATGAGGTTATTTCTACAGCTGATTTTTCTGCTGTCTCTATATGTTTTGATATACATTTCTCTTTCGTCATTCAAATCTTTCAACTTAACAAATCTAAATTTTtgtataacattatttttttcttctagatACGAAGATTTGCTACAAATCTTATTTGCCATAGACATTTAAAAaccttgaaaagaaaaatattgaaatatcacTTATGAAATTCACTTATTTTTATAGCTCTCTATGCGTGTATTGATACATATACTTCCATTTCATTAGAAACTACTAAAAGATATagtatgtaaaaaaattaaaattaattaatttctttacaggttaaaattgtaaattagTTGATCGAAGTATCTTTATACTTCTAACTCAAATTTATctcacataattttttttatataaaaggtCGAAAGTTAAAAAGCTTTGCGGGACCATGGCTCTTTTACTTTGAAGGTTCgtctttatcttttaaaaacaaaacatttatacataatcgatctatctatctatattgataaAAACATTTCTACGTAATCCATCTAGAAATCGAAATGCCACTTTTCCATCAAATTTTCACTTCAACTTACCAAAACATTCTGCAGTATTTCTAAACGTAGAATTTTAGTACGAAGTGttgtcattatattttaaaaggaaaaacaaattcTTTTTTTAGATAAGAGCATCTTGAAGAGTGAAAAAACAGAGAATAGATAAAACAATGTAcatttgataaaaaagaaaataaaatctctCCATGATTTGCTCTAACGAATCATGTGGATTCCCTGTTAATAATAAGTCATTGACTTGCAAGAATCAGAAAGTGAAATCGGCACCATGAAGAAGGGGCACTGATCCAGAGCTATCAAACACCTACACATATCACTCTTTACATTGACAGCATCCACCAAAACAATCATGACTGAGTTGAATCCTTCAAGAGGTGTCATGATGAAGTTATATTGCAGGCGGAAGATTTAGACTTGTCAAGAATTGACCACATAACTTGAACATCTTCATAGCCACATGCCATGACTTCACCGTGAAGATCCATAATCCGGTTCTCTTGCTCTGCAGAATCACACAAAAGGAAAACatgaatgatttaaaataagaCAGTGACGagggaaaagagagaaaaacttaGAAAGAAACCTGTTTGGGACTTCTTAGGGTCTCTGGGGGGTTGCTGGTTGAAGAAAGTGCAAGCCTTTTTGAAAGGGGTGGCAATGGTTTTCTTCCATGAGGCCATTGGTGTTGAACTATTGGGTTGGTCTAAGGTGTTCTTGGCCTTATATAGTAGTGGTGTGAATGTGGAAGAATATTATAGAATGAGAAATTGACAGAGGCAcacaaagagaaagagagagagagaggagcaAGATCCGTGAGATGAGGGTATAGATGGAAGGAAAATCACTCTTTTTATTCAATTCTCTTATCTCATCAAACAAAAAGCTCGCCGACTGTAACCAACCACATGCTGCACGCTTCCTCACGCACCTTACTTACACATGAATTCTTTTTTCCACTCCattctattctttcttttttcttttttactatcTAAGCTAcacaatttttctataaattaaatgCGCAATAAtactttctttaaaaaaaattaccatcatttattttttttagaataatttaagaagACATGAAGAATAAGTATTTTGACATAAAGGGcatgtaattaaataaaattgacttGTTGATAGAAAAATAGGTgacatgaataaaaaaaatataatgtcaTCATCGCATGtctgatagaaaaaaaaatattaacttgtttaaaaaaatggagaCTAATGACAttcaaaataatagaataaaattaaaaagtacaaAATAAACTAGTAAACGTTAAATGTAACTACTTCCAAcatcaaaattgaataaatgaTTCCTTTTTAGGTTTTGTAAACGAGGAATTATATACCGAATTATGGAAGATATcgatttaatatatgaatatataaaaatgttgcAATTATGTTTTCTCTATAGTTTGCTGTGAtatttaatgattaatttttatgtttaaaagttAATTGATACTGTGTTATATTAAAGATTAATTATagagaatgattttttttaatatttaaagatgaaattttcttcattttaagaACTGagttatcacattttgaaaaaaaaaagaaggaagtCATTCATCCCAAAATTCTTTGTTTGAGTTATTTAACATAACACAACGTATTCGagataatttgaaattattgattAAGCAATCAAATGTTGATATATAGATTCACATGCTTAATGGTggattctattattattattattaaaaagaaaagaggagAGACAAATGCTATTCTTTCTTTGCCATATGGAAGGGAGGTCCTTGATTTTCGTGGAAGGTCCCCCATTGCCTTTTTGCAACATATGTTTTGTTTCCCTATTTTCTCTTTGGAAATAAGTCATACACATTGGGTGCACAATTTCATGTTCACTTACCCCTTTTAGACCTTCCAATCTCCTTGGTTCATACCACCCATGATATATGTTTGTATATACTTGTTTATGAAActtttacattcaataaaataagataaataatatatataaaaaatctatattttcttaagatttgaagttgaaaataatatatataaatctattCACGATTGgttagtataaaatattttctattttgagTTATTTTAGGTATTGGGTGGTGTTTGATGGTTGTTTTATGACATTGGGGTGAAGAATAATGATTTGAAGGGAAGAACTCCAATGGTGATCTGAAAACTTTGAGACGTTTGTGATGAAAGAAGTTGGTGATTGGAgaaggtttagttccccattTCATGGCATGTGATGTCCACATGCTTTGGTGGGGGAATGGGAACATGGAAGACTGAACTTAGGGTATCCAAAACAAAAACCAACCCTTGTGTTGTGGGGTTCTCTAATAATAACTAAGACCTTCGTTTTCAAACCCATCTTACTTTGACGTAAAAACATGCCCATATTATAACTTTGGAATTGAATGGTCTACGTATACATATACTCAGTTTtagaataatcaaaataatatatggGTTGACATGACATTCACTTACATTTTACGGGACCATTCAGGCTTTCAAATGTCATTAGAAAACAACATTATCATTTCAGAGTAAGAATCTGTCTCTATGTAATATTATATGctatttttcaacaaaaattatGTTGGAATTTAATTACAGATTTAATGAATACAATTAATGCCGCCAAATCaatacttaatttaaattttattcctaAACCTACACGCATGTATACCTACTCacaattaattcaattaaaagagTTCAAAACTAGTTGACAAATATGCTTATAAGCTAAGATTTATATactcattatatattataaaatcatttttttaaatgaggtGAGATTTATATATAGGGATTTGCTAACGCCCGTACGTCTATTttgttttagtagacaaaaatattcttatttatcatgaattctaagttttaaggttaaggatattttaataattttcattctcaaaacttgaaaaagaaaacccaaacccttactcacctctctcattcctctcaatcctttctctttcatctctctcactccaaccttttctctgtcatcgtCATCTCTATTGTagctccaattgaaaaaatcagaaacatttacctttaaacaatttgcctttgtaaagagttgagtcattgacatattcaccttgaagcaaaggttcattcaagatctcttcaatttcacaatCTTCAccaacctctctaatttcatcatctgcatatgttgaatcatcatctctaaaaaaaaaccttcaattacaaattcttttggatgtcattatgcttgtgaaaattaaataaaattatatacgacaaaaattataaaataaaaactcattataaagtcattttttgtaagaaattgtttaacaacgagtgtttctgattttttccaggccaattaccaattcctttgatgtcattatgcttgtgaaaattagataaaaaattagataagacaaaaattataaaataaaaactcattataaaatcattttttataagaaattgtttaacagcgagtatttctgatttttttctggtcaattaccaattcctttatgcttgtgaaaattggataaaattatataagacaaaaattataagatgaaaactcattataaaatcattttttttgtaagattgtttaacgacaagtgtttttgattttttcagttagggctacagtagggatgacagagaaaatattggagtgagaaagatgaaagagaaagggttgaaagagaaagggttgagaggaatgagagagatgagtaagggtttgggggtctcttttttttttagttttgagaatgaaaattattaaaatacccttaaccttaaaacttagaatccatgatatataaggatatttttgtctactaaaatccggtacacattgctaaaatgtaccaactgaaaaacaggtgTACGCGTGTTAGCAaatcccatatatatatatatatatatatatatatatatatatatatatatatatatatatatatatatatatatatatatatatatatatataatgtcgatacaaaataacaaaagttagTTTAAAGTATGAATTTCTTAGACTTTTGATTCTTTTCTTACtattatttgaaaaagtatttaaatattataaaattgaggaatattaaaatacaaaatatttaatttataagttaagTTCTTTGTGTAACTCATGTGAGCAAgaagaatttgtttttagtaaaGTTTGTTCGGTAGATATAGATTAAAGTTTGTTAA
This Vigna angularis cultivar LongXiaoDou No.4 chromosome 4, ASM1680809v1, whole genome shotgun sequence DNA region includes the following protein-coding sequences:
- the LOC108319468 gene encoding uncharacterized protein LOC108319468, which produces MASWKKTIATPFKKACTFFNQQPPRDPKKSQTEQENRIMDLHGEVMACGYEDVQVMWSILDKSKSSACNITSS